A window of the Tripterygium wilfordii isolate XIE 37 chromosome 12, ASM1340144v1, whole genome shotgun sequence genome harbors these coding sequences:
- the LOC120010986 gene encoding nicotianamine synthase, translating into MVWKQEEELVTKVWDLYSQISSLESLNPSKDVDMLFTNLVLTCMPPNPIDVTKLSNKVQEMRSNLISLCGEAEGLLESHFSSILGSYQNPIDHLNLFPYYPNYLKLSHLEFTILTQHSTQVPNQVAFVGSGPLPLTSIVLALFHLPNTCFHNFDIDPSANSKAQALVSSNPDLSKRMFFHTSDILNVTNALAQFDVVFLAALVGMNKEEKVKVIEHLDKYMAPGAILMVRSAHGARAFLYPVVDPSDDLRGFEVLSVYHPSDEVINSVVIARKKHQMAINQYPIENKGKGTMILPCKCCDEFQLQAFNSMVEELAIEEQLS; encoded by the coding sequence ATGGTTTGGAAACAAGAAGAAGAGCTTGTAACAAAAGTCTGGGATTTGTATTCACAAATCTCAAGCCTTGAGAGTCTCAATCCCTCCAAAGATGTCGACATGCTCTTCACAAACCTTGTTCTCACATGCATGCCTCCAAACCCAATTGATGTTACTAAACTCTCAAACAAAGTCCAAGAAATGAGGTCCAATCTCATCTCACTCTGTGGAGAAGCTGAGGGTTTATTGGAGTCTCATTTCTCATCAATCTTGGGTTCCTATCAAAACCCAATTGACCATCTCAATCTCTTCCCTTACTACCCCAATTACCTCAAACTTAGCCATCTTGAGTTCACAATCCTAACCCAACACTCCACCCAAGTCCCTAACCAAGTTGCCTTTGTGGGTTCTGGTCCTTTGCCTCTAACTTCAATTGTGTTGGCCTTATTTCACCTCCCCAACACTTGTTTTCACAACTTTGACATAGACCCATCAGCCAATTCAAAGGCTCAAGCCCTTGTATCATCCAATCCTGACTTGTCCAAACGGATGTTCTTTCACACTTCTGACATATTAAATGTCACAAATGCTTTGGCACAATTCGATGTGGTATTCTTGGCAGCTCTTGTTGGGATGAATAAAGAAGAGAAAGTGAAAGTTATTGAACATTTAGACAAGTACATGGCTCCAGGGGCTATTTTGATGGTGAGAAGTGCTCATGGTGCTAGGGCTTTTCTTTATCCTGTGGTTGATCCTAGTGATGATCTAAGAGGATTCGAGGTTCTATCGGTGTATCATCCGTCCGATGAGGTGATTAATTCGGTTGTTATCGCTCGAAAGAAACATCAAATGGCTATTAATCAGTACCCAATTGAGAATAAGGGAAAAGGTACCATGATTCTACCTTGTAAGTGTTGTGATGAGTTCCAACTCCAAGCCTTCAATTCCATGGTTGAGGAGTTGGCCATTGAAGAACAACTCTCTTGA